The Pedobacter mucosus genome window below encodes:
- a CDS encoding gluconate 2-dehydrogenase subunit 3 family protein has translation MHRREALRNVAFLLGGAISASTMGVLFESFTLPEGDKNFVTFSLEDEKIFAEFAEIIVPTTKSSAGAKAAGLGKFIPMMIKDCYPPQMQTSFAKGFKDLQAKSMKDFGKSYAILTVANRTKLMGDVRTLTLAQKESKAEETKDLAYFFTTARDLTLLGYYSSEIGCTKAREYVAIPGKYDGETKLKPGQKSWAT, from the coding sequence ATGCATAGAAGAGAAGCACTTAGAAACGTCGCTTTTTTGTTGGGAGGTGCGATCTCAGCAAGTACGATGGGCGTTTTATTTGAAAGTTTTACGCTCCCAGAAGGCGACAAAAATTTTGTTACATTTTCATTGGAAGATGAGAAGATTTTTGCTGAATTTGCTGAAATAATTGTTCCTACAACAAAATCATCAGCCGGAGCAAAAGCAGCAGGTTTAGGTAAATTTATTCCAATGATGATTAAGGATTGCTATCCGCCCCAAATGCAAACATCTTTTGCAAAAGGATTTAAGGATTTGCAAGCAAAATCAATGAAAGATTTTGGAAAAAGCTACGCAATTTTAACTGTTGCCAATCGCACAAAATTAATGGGTGATGTTAGGACTTTAACCCTAGCACAAAAAGAAAGTAAGGCCGAAGAAACAAAAGATTTAGCGTACTTTTTTACTACTGCAAGAGACCTAACTTTACTAGGTTATTATTCTTCAGAGATTGGCTGCACCAAGGCTCGTGAATACGTTGCTATTCCAGGGAAATATGATGGTGAAACAAAGCTAAAACCTGGTCAAAAATCTTGGGCTACCTAA